One window of Campylobacter avium LMG 24591 genomic DNA carries:
- the pheS gene encoding phenylalanine--tRNA ligase subunit alpha: MQKNIINQIQACASMQELEELRISVLGKNGSLSRKFAELKNLDEDSKKKTAANLNKEKDEFNKYYNEKAQLLQEKELELKMQENVFNFAYFDDRAKTAAFHPLMQTMDKIINYFVNLNFSIESGPLIEDDFHNFEALNLPSSHPARDMQDTFYFKNKNLLRTHTSPVQIRTMLKQKPPIRIIAPGAVFRRDFDITHTPMFHQIEGLVVEDGDRVSFANLKSLLEEFLIYIFGDVKIRFRPSFFPFTEPSAEVDISCVFCKGSGCRVCKHTGWLEVLGCGVVDSNVFNFVSYENVSGYAFGLGIERFAMLLHKIPDLRSMYEGDLRLLEQFR; the protein is encoded by the coding sequence ATGCAAAAAAATATTATAAATCAAATTCAAGCTTGTGCTAGTATGCAAGAGCTTGAGGAGCTAAGGATTAGTGTTTTAGGTAAAAATGGTTCTTTAAGTCGCAAATTTGCAGAGCTTAAGAATTTAGATGAGGATAGTAAAAAAAAGACAGCTGCTAATCTAAACAAAGAAAAAGACGAATTTAATAAATACTACAACGAAAAAGCCCAGCTCTTGCAAGAAAAAGAACTAGAGCTTAAAATGCAAGAAAATGTGTTTAATTTTGCTTATTTTGATGATAGGGCTAAGACAGCTGCTTTTCATCCGCTTATGCAAACTATGGATAAGATAATAAATTATTTTGTGAATTTAAATTTCAGTATAGAAAGCGGCCCTTTGATAGAGGATGATTTTCATAATTTTGAAGCCTTAAATTTGCCTAGTTCTCATCCAGCTAGAGATATGCAAGATACTTTTTATTTTAAAAACAAGAATTTGCTAAGAACACACACATCGCCTGTTCAAATACGAACCATGTTAAAACAAAAACCACCGATTAGAATTATAGCTCCTGGTGCTGTATTTAGAAGGGACTTTGACATAACGCACACTCCTATGTTTCATCAGATAGAAGGTCTTGTTGTCGAGGATGGCGATAGAGTTAGTTTTGCGAATTTAAAGAGCTTGTTAGAGGAATTTTTAATATACATCTTTGGCGATGTTAAAATTCGTTTTAGACCAAGCTTTTTCCCATTTACAGAACCTTCGGCTGAAGTAGATATATCCTGTGTTTTTTGCAAGGGTAGTGGATGTAGGGTTTGTAAGCATACGGGTTGGCTGGAAGTGCTTGGTTGTGGGGTTGTTGATAGCAATGTTTTTAACTTTGTTTCTTATGAAAATGTGAGTGGATACGCCTTTGGACTTGGCATAGAAAGATTTGCTATGCTTTTGCATAAAATTCCTGATTTAAGATCAATGTATGAGGGTGATTTAAGGTTGTTGGAGCAGTTTAGATGA
- a CDS encoding 4-hydroxy-3-methylbut-2-enyl diphosphate reductase — protein MKIELAKDYGFCFGVKQAIKKAEKIRDAATIGPLIHNNEEINRLNVNFNVKTLENIHELKDEKKAIIRTHGITKQDLQELKQKDIEIYDATCPFVKKPQNICETVSKEGYEVVIFGDENHPEVKGVKSYVSTKSYVILDEKELDNVKLPNKIALVSQTTKKVQKFMQIANYLMLRVKEVRVFNTICDATFKNQEAIEELSKRSDVVIVVGGKNSSNTKQLFLIAKNNCEDSYLIENEKELKKEWFEGKKHCGVSAGASTPDWIINKVIEKIEKI, from the coding sequence TTGAAGATTGAGTTGGCTAAGGATTACGGCTTTTGTTTTGGCGTGAAACAAGCTATCAAAAAAGCAGAAAAGATACGAGACGCAGCTACAATAGGACCGCTCATACACAATAATGAGGAAATAAATAGACTTAATGTAAATTTTAATGTAAAAACCCTAGAAAACATACACGAATTAAAAGACGAGAAAAAAGCTATCATAAGAACTCATGGCATAACAAAGCAGGATTTGCAGGAGCTAAAGCAAAAGGATATCGAAATTTATGACGCAACTTGTCCCTTTGTTAAAAAGCCTCAAAATATCTGCGAGACTGTTAGCAAGGAAGGATATGAGGTAGTTATCTTTGGAGATGAAAATCACCCCGAAGTAAAGGGGGTTAAGAGCTATGTTAGCACAAAATCTTATGTGATTTTAGATGAAAAGGAACTTGATAATGTCAAGCTTCCTAACAAGATAGCACTTGTAAGCCAAACCACTAAAAAGGTGCAAAAATTTATGCAAATTGCTAATTACTTAATGCTTAGGGTAAAGGAAGTAAGGGTTTTTAATACAATTTGCGATGCAACTTTTAAAAATCAAGAAGCCATAGAGGAGCTTTCAAAAAGAAGCGATGTGGTTATAGTTGTTGGCGGTAAAAATTCATCAAATACAAAGCAGTTGTTTTTGATAGCTAAAAATAACTGCGAGGATAGCTATTTGATTGAGAATGAAAAAGAACTTAAAAAAGAATGGTTTGAAGGCAAAAAACATTGCGGTGTTAGTGCGGGTGCTAGCACGCCTGATTGGATAATTAATAAGGTTATTGAAAAAATAGAAAAAATATGA
- the aroA gene encoding 3-phosphoshikimate 1-carboxyvinyltransferase has product MRIYPIQAFDKDLEHIAADKSISHRFAIFSMLCEKESFAKNYLLAEDTLNTLQILRSLGATVSLEKSNVSIKPPSKIVSPNSILECGNSGTAMRLMMGFLSAVDGFFVLSGDKYLNNRPMKRISTPLCKIGAKIYGRDNANLAPICIEGNSKLEAFSYESEISSAQVKTALILAALKAKDKCFFSESKLSRNHSENMLKAMNAPITTSDNELSIEINPLQKPLKPLDISIANDPSSAFYFALAASICPNSKIVIKNVLLNKTRIQAYKVLEKMGAKISFKKTSSSYEDIGEIHVQSSTLQAVELSENISWLIDEAPALAVAFACAKGRSVLRNAKELRVKESDRIKAMVSNLRKCGIEAKELDDGFEIIGSEAKFSEVDSFGDHRIAMSMAILGLKSGMSITDCDCINTSFPNFKDILMSLGARVED; this is encoded by the coding sequence ATGAGAATTTATCCAATACAAGCTTTTGATAAGGACTTAGAGCATATAGCAGCAGACAAGAGCATAAGCCACCGTTTTGCTATCTTTTCTATGCTTTGCGAGAAAGAAAGCTTTGCTAAAAATTATCTTTTAGCCGAAGACACCTTAAACACTCTTCAAATTTTAAGGTCTTTGGGTGCTACTGTTTCTTTAGAGAAATCAAATGTTAGCATAAAACCGCCTTCAAAAATTGTATCCCCAAATTCCATTCTTGAGTGCGGGAATTCCGGCACGGCAATGCGTTTAATGATGGGCTTTTTAAGTGCTGTTGATGGATTTTTTGTGTTGAGTGGCGATAAATATCTAAACAATAGACCTATGAAAAGAATTTCAACGCCCTTGTGTAAAATAGGAGCTAAAATTTACGGAAGAGATAATGCAAATTTAGCCCCCATTTGCATAGAAGGAAATTCGAAGCTAGAAGCTTTTTCGTACGAAAGTGAGATTTCATCAGCTCAGGTAAAAACAGCTCTCATTTTAGCTGCTTTAAAAGCGAAGGATAAGTGCTTTTTTTCTGAAAGCAAACTTAGTAGAAATCATAGCGAAAACATGCTAAAAGCCATGAATGCGCCTATCACAACTTCAGATAATGAGCTAAGCATAGAGATAAACCCACTTCAAAAACCTTTAAAGCCACTTGATATAAGCATAGCAAATGACCCATCCTCGGCGTTTTATTTTGCTCTTGCTGCTAGCATATGTCCTAATTCTAAGATAGTAATTAAAAATGTCTTGCTTAATAAAACTAGAATACAAGCTTATAAAGTGCTTGAAAAAATGGGTGCTAAGATAAGCTTTAAAAAGACTAGCAGCTCTTATGAGGATATTGGCGAAATTCATGTTCAAAGCTCTACTTTACAGGCTGTTGAACTTAGTGAAAATATATCTTGGCTTATAGATGAAGCTCCAGCTCTTGCTGTTGCTTTTGCTTGTGCTAAGGGTAGGAGTGTTTTAAGAAATGCTAAGGAACTTAGGGTTAAAGAAAGCGATAGGATTAAGGCTATGGTTAGCAATCTTAGAAAATGCGGTATCGAGGCTAAGGAATTAGATGACGGTTTTGAGATAATTGGCTCTGAGGCTAAATTTTCTGAAGTGGATAGCTTTGGAGATCATAGAATAGCTATGAGTATGGCTATTTTAGGACTTAAATCAGGTATGAGTATTACAGACTGTGACTGTATCAACACCTCTTTTCCAAATTTTAAGGATATTTTAATGTCTTTGGGGGCTAGAGTTGAAGATTGA
- a CDS encoding biotin/lipoyl-containing protein: MAKKFIDIMDTTFRDGFQSVYGARVLMQDFLPALEAAKEAGIRHFEFGGGARFQSLYFYLNEDAFKMMDKFREIVGKEANLQTLARGVNTVTLDTGSEEIIDLHAKLFAKHGTTTIRNFDALNDVENLKFSAECIVKYGLKHEVTVTLMDLPPGCVGAHDVAFYEKSLRDILDSNLPFDSICFKDASGTSSPNKIYETIKMARKLLPENTHIRLHTHETAGVSVACYKAALEAGADGIDLAAAPVSGGTSQPDILTMMHALKGEDYDFGFDLEKILKYEEVLKDCLKDYFMPPEATMVSPLIPFSPMPGGALTANTQMMRDNNILDKFPEVIKAMREVVEKGGFGTSVTPVSQFYFQQAFNNVMFGPWQKIADGYGKMVLGYFGKTPVKPDSKVVELAAKQLNLEPTTQSAISIANKDETKSIAYTRSLLEKEGIECSEENIFIAAACKEKGIAFLKGEAKVNVRKISQMPKPHQSTDGNKFTVSVNGNKYHVELHDGFDNDVNIKNVDKHTIKEAVNDDNENAIKASISGNVFKIYAQAGDEVKEGQAIMVLEAMKMEIEVNATKSGIIDEILVKTGESVSEGQAVALIKESK, encoded by the coding sequence ATGGCTAAAAAATTTATCGACATTATGGATACCACTTTTAGAGACGGCTTTCAGTCTGTTTATGGTGCTAGGGTTTTAATGCAAGACTTTCTTCCTGCCTTAGAAGCCGCAAAAGAAGCTGGTATAAGGCATTTTGAATTTGGTGGTGGGGCTAGGTTTCAAAGCCTTTATTTTTATCTAAATGAAGATGCTTTTAAGATGATGGATAAATTTAGAGAAATTGTGGGCAAGGAAGCAAATTTACAAACTCTAGCAAGAGGAGTAAATACCGTAACCCTTGATACAGGTAGCGAAGAGATAATAGACTTACACGCAAAATTATTCGCTAAACACGGAACTACAACTATAAGAAATTTTGACGCATTAAATGATGTAGAAAATTTAAAATTTAGTGCTGAATGTATAGTAAAATACGGCTTAAAACACGAGGTAACAGTTACTCTTATGGATTTACCACCGGGCTGTGTGGGAGCTCACGATGTGGCCTTTTATGAAAAAAGTTTAAGAGACATTTTAGATTCAAATCTTCCTTTTGATAGTATATGCTTTAAGGACGCTAGCGGAACCTCAAGTCCAAACAAAATTTATGAAACCATAAAAATGGCTAGAAAACTCCTGCCTGAAAATACTCACATAAGACTTCACACACACGAAACAGCCGGAGTTAGCGTAGCTTGTTACAAGGCTGCCTTAGAAGCAGGAGCTGACGGCATAGACTTAGCAGCAGCTCCTGTTAGCGGTGGTACATCCCAACCTGATATTTTAACTATGATGCACGCACTTAAGGGCGAGGATTATGATTTTGGTTTTGACTTAGAAAAAATTTTAAAATACGAAGAAGTCTTAAAAGACTGTCTTAAGGATTATTTTATGCCACCTGAGGCTACTATGGTAAGTCCTTTGATACCATTTTCGCCAATGCCTGGTGGTGCTTTAACTGCAAATACACAGATGATGAGGGATAATAATATCTTAGATAAATTCCCAGAGGTTATAAAGGCTATGCGTGAGGTGGTTGAAAAAGGGGGTTTTGGAACCTCGGTAACCCCTGTATCTCAGTTTTATTTCCAACAAGCCTTTAATAATGTAATGTTTGGTCCTTGGCAAAAAATAGCCGATGGATACGGAAAAATGGTGCTAGGCTATTTTGGAAAAACTCCTGTAAAACCTGATAGCAAGGTAGTTGAATTAGCAGCAAAGCAATTAAACTTAGAGCCAACCACGCAAAGTGCCATAAGCATAGCAAATAAAGACGAAACTAAAAGCATAGCCTACACAAGGTCCTTGCTTGAAAAAGAGGGCATTGAGTGTAGCGAGGAAAATATCTTTATAGCCGCAGCTTGTAAGGAAAAAGGAATTGCCTTTTTAAAAGGAGAAGCTAAGGTAAATGTAAGAAAAATTTCACAAATGCCAAAGCCTCATCAAAGCACAGACGGAAATAAATTCACAGTCTCTGTAAATGGTAACAAATACCACGTGGAACTTCACGATGGCTTTGATAACGATGTTAATATAAAAAATGTAGATAAACACACCATAAAAGAAGCTGTAAATGATGATAATGAAAATGCTATAAAGGCTAGCATATCTGGAAATGTCTTTAAAATTTATGCTCAAGCAGGGGACGAGGTAAAAGAAGGACAAGCGATAATGGTTTTAGAGGCTATGAAAATGGAAATAGAAGTAAATGCTACTAAGTCTGGCATTATAGATGAAATTTTAGTAAAAACAGGCGAGTCTGTTAGCGAGGGACAGGCTGTGGCTTTGATAAAGGAAAGCAAATGA
- the pheT gene encoding phenylalanine--tRNA ligase subunit beta: MILTRTWLNEFIELENKDLNDITNALNSIGIEVDSARSLRVADKVVVGFVKEKIKHENSDKLNICKVDIGDRDLQIICGASNVDEGQFVAVALEGAMIGDICIKRTKIRGVVSEGMICSSTELNLAKINDGIMVLDDSIGELELGKELNSYAIFNDDFLEVELTPNRGDCLSIYGIARDLAVFFNENIKKVKFTEPDNTIGIGRVLRLSSDKDLNSIFNFRVVELKGKIELSLLLKLRLATINALKDNVVLNYLAYATHSVGVIFNAYDFKALEPNDEEISLKISKQEHGETVISCKDKVISVAGISQESFAKITDDTSMIIIEAQYSFPDVISNAKNYYKNHDNDMLYRSFRGSETDLDLGVKYLLSVMSKCPDFYIYTSSQHIPFSKEQTEIKINIEKINKLIGSDIDKNDIVNILKRLGFEMVLSAEGHSFSVKVPYYRHHDIKNLADICEEIMRMIGINNIKSKPLEFAEKININNTYKTYKKLLSLRQKAVHNGYFETVHYVLDSKEELEELGFETVKLELVNPITKELNSLRTTLINHLLHSASYNTSNSKKSIKLFESGSSFDAHANEFSKIAFLSSGYKEEAKISNKAKPDLIDFYTFLTDIQNIIGNFDLKLSSFGFLSPYEQAFVYKNNVKIGFIGRLHIKIEDKRSLLKTYVCELDLSALKDEEKIAKPYSKFPAISRDISLLVPKDFGYERIKNCIQDLKIDILSDFRLIDLYHDESLKEFYSLTINFTFQNLDKTLEDSEVAVVMDRIITSLKDNLNLDLR, encoded by the coding sequence ATGATACTTACTAGAACTTGGTTAAATGAATTTATAGAACTTGAAAATAAAGACTTAAATGATATAACAAATGCCCTAAATTCAATAGGCATAGAAGTGGATAGTGCTAGAAGCTTAAGGGTTGCCGATAAAGTCGTTGTTGGTTTTGTCAAAGAAAAGATTAAGCATGAGAATTCAGATAAATTAAATATTTGCAAGGTTGATATAGGCGATAGGGATTTGCAAATCATATGTGGCGCTTCTAATGTAGATGAAGGGCAGTTCGTAGCAGTGGCCTTAGAAGGTGCCATGATAGGAGATATTTGCATTAAAAGAACCAAGATAAGAGGCGTTGTTTCTGAGGGTATGATTTGCTCAAGTACTGAACTTAATCTTGCAAAGATAAATGACGGCATTATGGTTCTTGATGATAGCATAGGTGAGCTTGAGTTAGGCAAGGAATTAAACAGCTATGCTATCTTTAATGATGATTTCTTGGAAGTTGAACTTACGCCAAATAGAGGAGACTGCCTTAGCATTTATGGCATAGCAAGAGATTTGGCTGTGTTTTTCAATGAAAATATTAAAAAAGTTAAATTTACAGAACCTGATAATACCATAGGTATAGGCAGGGTGTTAAGACTAAGTTCTGATAAGGATTTAAATAGTATTTTTAATTTTAGAGTTGTAGAACTTAAAGGTAAAATCGAGCTTAGCTTGCTGCTAAAGTTAAGATTAGCCACCATTAATGCCTTAAAAGATAATGTTGTGCTAAATTACCTAGCTTATGCCACACACTCGGTTGGAGTTATATTTAATGCTTATGATTTTAAAGCCTTAGAGCCTAATGATGAGGAAATAAGCTTAAAAATTTCTAAGCAAGAGCACGGAGAGACCGTGATTTCTTGCAAAGATAAAGTAATTAGCGTTGCGGGAATTTCTCAAGAATCCTTTGCAAAAATCACTGATGATACGAGTATGATTATCATAGAGGCACAGTATTCCTTTCCTGATGTGATTTCAAATGCTAAAAATTACTATAAAAATCACGATAACGATATGTTATATAGGAGCTTCAGGGGTTCTGAAACGGATTTAGACCTTGGTGTGAAATACTTGCTCTCAGTTATGTCTAAGTGTCCTGATTTCTACATATATACTTCATCTCAGCATATTCCTTTTAGCAAGGAGCAAACAGAGATTAAAATTAACATAGAAAAGATTAACAAGCTTATAGGAAGCGATATAGACAAAAACGACATAGTAAATATACTTAAAAGACTTGGTTTTGAGATGGTTCTTTCTGCTGAGGGGCATTCATTTAGCGTGAAAGTGCCTTATTATAGACATCATGATATTAAAAATTTAGCTGATATTTGCGAAGAAATTATGCGTATGATAGGCATTAATAACATCAAGTCAAAGCCTTTAGAATTTGCTGAAAAAATTAATATCAACAACACCTACAAAACTTACAAAAAGCTTCTTTCTCTTAGACAAAAAGCGGTTCATAATGGCTATTTTGAGACAGTTCATTATGTCTTAGATAGCAAAGAAGAGCTTGAGGAGCTTGGTTTTGAAACCGTTAAGCTTGAGCTTGTAAATCCTATCACAAAGGAATTAAATTCCTTAAGAACAACCTTAATCAACCACCTGCTTCATTCTGCTTCGTATAATACTAGCAATTCCAAAAAGAGTATAAAGCTTTTTGAGAGTGGTTCAAGCTTTGATGCTCATGCCAATGAATTTAGCAAAATAGCTTTTTTAAGTTCTGGCTATAAGGAGGAAGCTAAAATTTCAAATAAGGCAAAGCCTGATTTGATAGACTTTTACACCTTTTTAACAGATATACAAAATATAATTGGAAATTTTGACTTAAAGCTTTCATCTTTTGGTTTTTTAAGCCCATACGAACAAGCTTTCGTGTATAAAAACAATGTCAAAATAGGCTTTATAGGCAGGCTTCATATAAAGATAGAAGATAAAAGATCGCTTTTAAAAACCTATGTGTGCGAACTTGATTTATCTGCTTTAAAAGATGAGGAAAAGATTGCTAAGCCTTATTCTAAATTTCCTGCAATTAGCAGGGATATAAGCTTGCTAGTTCCAAAGGATTTTGGCTATGAGAGGATAAAAAACTGCATACAGGATTTAAAAATAGACATTTTAAGTGATTTTAGGCTAATTGATTTATATCATGATGAAAGCTTAAAAGAGTTTTATAGCCTGACTATAAATTTCACTTTTCAAAATTTAGATAAAACGCTTGAGGATAGCGAAGTTGCAGTTGTTATGGATAGGATTATCACTTCTTTAAAAGATAATTTAAATTTGGACTTAAGATGA
- the argH gene encoding argininosuccinate lyase, with translation MKNEMWSGRFEGFSSKLLEEFNASLNVDKDLFKEDIKGSLAHAQMLCECEILSKDEFKAIEKGLKEIQEEIENKNFIFDIRDEDIHMAIEKRLSALIGAEIGGKLHTARSRNDQVATDFKLFAKSSNLKIQSLLKELIKTILSLAKEHKTSIMPSFTHLQHAQVVSFSFYILAYGFMFLRDIKRLKASYDLANYSPLGACALAGTSYKTNRKLSATLLSFKEPMPNAMDAVSDRDFALDLLYDIAVIFTHTSRLCEELILFSSSEFSFISISDSFSTGSSIMPQKKNPDVCELIRGKTGRVYGNLISLLTTMKALPLAYNKDMQEDKEGLFDSVNTALASLEILNAMLKELKINKENMLKACQKGHLLATDLADYLVRKKQLPFRQAHFIVGKIVAKAEKEGIDICEIKNLKDYDENFDEEANSLLSFENSLNLKQSEGSSSIKSVEKQIELLENFLKSS, from the coding sequence TTGAAAAATGAGATGTGGTCAGGTAGGTTTGAGGGCTTTAGCTCTAAGCTTTTAGAGGAATTTAACGCCTCCTTAAATGTAGATAAAGATCTTTTTAAAGAGGATATAAAAGGCTCCTTAGCCCACGCACAAATGCTTTGTGAATGTGAAATTCTAAGCAAGGATGAGTTTAAGGCTATAGAAAAAGGCTTAAAAGAAATTCAAGAAGAGATAGAAAATAAAAACTTCATCTTCGATATAAGAGATGAAGACATACATATGGCTATAGAAAAAAGACTTTCCGCTTTAATAGGTGCTGAAATAGGTGGCAAACTTCACACAGCAAGAAGTAGAAATGACCAAGTAGCTACTGATTTTAAGCTCTTTGCAAAGAGCTCAAATTTAAAAATTCAAAGCCTTTTAAAAGAGCTTATAAAAACTATCTTAAGCCTTGCAAAAGAGCATAAAACAAGCATAATGCCAAGCTTTACTCACCTACAACACGCACAGGTGGTAAGCTTTTCTTTTTATATCCTAGCTTATGGCTTTATGTTTTTAAGAGATATTAAAAGATTAAAAGCCTCTTATGATTTAGCCAATTATTCGCCTCTTGGAGCTTGTGCCTTAGCTGGAACTAGTTATAAAACAAATAGAAAGCTTTCTGCTACTTTGCTTTCTTTTAAAGAGCCTATGCCAAATGCTATGGACGCAGTTAGTGATAGGGATTTTGCTCTTGATTTGCTTTATGACATAGCTGTAATTTTTACACACACATCAAGACTTTGTGAAGAGCTTATACTTTTTTCAAGCTCTGAATTTAGCTTTATAAGCATAAGCGATTCCTTTTCTACAGGCTCATCCATAATGCCTCAAAAGAAAAATCCCGATGTTTGTGAGCTTATTAGAGGTAAAACAGGCAGGGTTTATGGGAATTTAATATCCTTATTAACCACGATGAAAGCCCTGCCACTTGCTTATAACAAAGATATGCAAGAGGACAAAGAAGGACTTTTTGATAGCGTAAATACTGCACTTGCTTCCTTAGAGATTTTAAATGCTATGCTAAAAGAGCTAAAAATAAATAAGGAAAATATGCTAAAAGCTTGTCAAAAAGGGCACTTGCTTGCTACTGATTTGGCTGATTATTTGGTTAGAAAAAAACAACTTCCATTTAGACAGGCACATTTTATCGTTGGCAAGATAGTTGCTAAGGCTGAAAAAGAAGGCATTGATATATGCGAAATAAAAAATTTAAAAGACTATGATGAGAATTTTGACGAGGAAGCAAATTCATTACTATCCTTTGAAAACTCACTAAATTTAAAGCAAAGCGAGGGCTCTAGCTCTATAAAGAGCGTAGAAAAGCAAATTGAACTTTTAGAAAATTTTTTAAAATCTAGCTAA
- a CDS encoding histidine triad nucleotide-binding protein yields MREKTVFELIIEGKIPSTKVLESEDFLAFNDINPKAKIHILIIPKKHFKDFQEVDANTMAKMTDFIHEVARLVEADKNGYKLLTNCGKNAGQEVFHLHFHLLSGF; encoded by the coding sequence ATGAGAGAAAAAACAGTATTTGAACTTATAATTGAAGGTAAAATTCCATCGACTAAAGTGCTAGAAAGTGAGGATTTTTTAGCTTTTAATGATATAAACCCTAAAGCGAAAATTCATATTTTAATAATTCCTAAAAAACACTTCAAAGACTTTCAGGAAGTAGATGCAAACACTATGGCTAAGATGACTGATTTTATACACGAGGTGGCAAGGTTGGTTGAAGCCGATAAAAACGGCTATAAGCTTCTTACAAATTGCGGTAAAAACGCAGGGCAAGAGGTGTTTCACCTGCATTTTCACTTATTATCTGGTTTTTAG
- the pckA gene encoding phosphoenolpyruvate carboxykinase (ATP) produces the protein MIDFEKLGLKDVKNVYHNLSYDELFEHELKNKEGELSANGTFSVDTGIFTGRSPKDKYFVKSDPSAKYIAWGKLNRPITKETFDKLLKLAQEQLSSSDIYVQDVYCGSSLNSRKSIRFVTQVAWQAHFVKNMFIRPSDDELKNFKEDFVVYNACKCVNKDYEKDGLNSEVFIIFNVEENIAVIGGTWYGGEMKKGIFSMMNYWLPLENKLPMHCSANIGKDGDTALFFGLSGTGKTTLSTDPDRKLIGDDEHGWDDEGVFNFEGGCYAKCINLDPKSEPEIYAAIKRNALLENVVLRADKSVDFSDSSKTENTRVSYPIEHIKNHEKSLRGNHPKNIIFLTADAFGVLPPVSKLSEEQAMYYFLSGYTARVAGTERGVTEPQATFSACFGEPFMTLHPTVYARLLGEKIKKHGVNVYLVNTGWSGGRYGVGKRMSIKATRACVNAILDGSINECEFENYDVFNIAIPKELKGVETKLLNPINTWEDKEDFIKTRAELAQRFIKNFSRYEDVKEGELYKELGPKL, from the coding sequence ATGATTGATTTTGAAAAATTAGGCTTAAAGGATGTGAAAAATGTTTATCATAACCTGTCTTATGATGAATTATTTGAACATGAGCTTAAAAATAAAGAGGGCGAGTTAAGTGCTAATGGAACTTTTAGCGTTGATACAGGAATTTTTACAGGTAGAAGCCCTAAGGATAAGTATTTTGTAAAATCTGACCCATCTGCAAAATATATAGCTTGGGGAAAACTAAATCGCCCTATAACAAAAGAAACATTTGATAAACTTTTAAAACTAGCACAAGAGCAGTTAAGTTCTAGCGACATATACGTACAGGATGTTTACTGCGGCTCTTCCTTAAATAGTAGAAAATCAATTAGATTTGTAACCCAAGTAGCTTGGCAAGCACATTTTGTTAAAAATATGTTTATAAGACCAAGTGATGATGAGCTTAAGAATTTCAAAGAAGACTTTGTGGTTTATAATGCTTGCAAGTGCGTAAACAAAGACTATGAAAAAGATGGCTTAAATTCTGAAGTTTTTATTATCTTTAATGTAGAGGAAAATATAGCTGTTATAGGCGGTACTTGGTATGGTGGAGAGATGAAAAAAGGCATATTTTCTATGATGAATTACTGGCTGCCTCTTGAAAACAAGCTTCCTATGCACTGCAGTGCAAACATAGGAAAAGACGGAGACACTGCCCTTTTCTTTGGACTTAGTGGTACAGGAAAAACCACTCTTTCAACCGATCCTGATAGAAAATTGATAGGTGATGATGAGCATGGCTGGGATGATGAGGGAGTATTTAATTTCGAGGGTGGTTGTTATGCTAAGTGCATAAATTTAGACCCAAAATCAGAGCCTGAAATTTACGCCGCTATAAAAAGAAATGCCCTTTTGGAAAATGTAGTTTTAAGAGCTGATAAAAGTGTTGATTTTTCTGATAGTTCTAAGACCGAAAATACCAGAGTTTCTTACCCAATAGAGCATATAAAAAATCACGAAAAAAGCTTAAGAGGTAATCACCCAAAAAATATCATCTTTTTAACAGCCGATGCCTTTGGGGTTTTGCCCCCTGTTTCTAAGTTAAGCGAAGAACAGGCAATGTATTATTTTCTAAGTGGCTACACAGCTAGAGTAGCTGGCACAGAAAGAGGTGTAACAGAGCCTCAAGCTACTTTTTCGGCTTGTTTTGGAGAGCCTTTTATGACCTTACATCCAACGGTTTATGCAAGGCTTTTAGGAGAAAAGATAAAAAAACACGGCGTAAATGTATATCTAGTAAATACCGGCTGGAGCGGCGGTAGGTACGGAGTTGGTAAAAGAATGAGCATAAAGGCAACAAGAGCTTGTGTAAATGCCATACTTGACGGAAGCATAAATGAGTGCGAATTTGAAAACTACGATGTCTTTAACATAGCCATACCAAAGGAGCTAAAAGGCGTAGAAACAAAGCTTTTAAATCCTATAAATACTTGGGAGGATAAGGAGGATTTTATAAAAACTAGGGCTGAATTAGCACAAAGATTTATAAAAAATTTCTCTCGTTATGAGGATGTAAAAGAGGGCGAATTATACAAAGAACTAGGACCTAAGCTTTGA